Proteins co-encoded in one Streptococcus parauberis NCFD 2020 genomic window:
- the folP gene encoding dihydropteroate synthase: protein MKIGKHIIESNATIMGILNVTPDSFSDGGSYTNIEKALAQTKQMIADGATIIDIGGESTRPGYKFISASEEIERVVPVIKAIKENFDILVSIDTYKTETARAALEAGANILNDVWAGLYDGKMIDLAVEYQVPIILMHNQEDEVYNDVTKDVCQFLAERANLALEKGLAKENIWIDPGFGFAKNVQQNMELLKGLDDVCHLGFPVLFGISRKRVVDYLMGGNTRALERDETTAALSGYAISKGCQIVRVHNVAANKEIVDVFSQLM from the coding sequence ATGAAAATTGGAAAACATATCATTGAGAGTAACGCTACCATTATGGGGATATTAAATGTAACTCCAGATTCGTTTTCAGATGGTGGCTCTTATACAAATATTGAAAAAGCTTTGGCACAAACAAAACAAATGATTGCTGATGGTGCGACAATTATTGATATTGGCGGGGAGTCTACTCGTCCAGGTTACAAATTTATATCAGCTTCTGAAGAAATTGAACGAGTTGTTCCAGTAATTAAAGCCATTAAAGAAAACTTTGATATTTTAGTTAGTATCGATACTTATAAAACAGAAACCGCACGTGCTGCCTTAGAGGCCGGTGCTAATATCCTAAATGATGTATGGGCTGGTCTCTATGATGGTAAGATGATTGACTTAGCTGTCGAGTACCAAGTGCCAATAATTTTAATGCATAATCAAGAAGATGAAGTCTATAATGATGTGACCAAAGATGTTTGCCAGTTTTTAGCTGAACGGGCCAACTTAGCCCTTGAAAAAGGGCTAGCAAAAGAGAACATTTGGATTGATCCTGGTTTTGGTTTTGCAAAAAATGTTCAACAAAATATGGAATTGCTAAAAGGTTTGGATGATGTTTGCCATCTTGGTTTCCCTGTATTATTTGGTATTTCACGAAAACGTGTTGTTGATTACCTTATGGGAGGCAATACGAGAGCATTAGAACGTGATGAAACTACAGCTGCATTATCGGGTTATGCCATTAGTAAAGGCTGTCAAATTGTTCGTGTCCATAATGTGGCTGCTAATAAAGAAATTGTTGACGTTTTTAGTCAGCTTATGTGA
- the folB gene encoding dihydroneopterin aldolase yields the protein MDKIYLNDCRFYAYHGAMKEEQVLGQIFVVDLCMSVDLKKAGQTDNVEDTVHYGYVYESVKAEVEGTKHALIEHLGQAICDKLFNEFSKINAITIKISKENPPIAGHYTSVSVELERSR from the coding sequence ATGGATAAAATATATTTAAATGATTGCCGTTTTTATGCTTATCACGGCGCAATGAAGGAAGAACAAGTACTGGGACAAATTTTTGTTGTTGATCTTTGCATGTCAGTTGATTTAAAAAAGGCCGGACAAACTGATAATGTGGAAGATACGGTTCATTATGGCTATGTCTATGAATCAGTAAAAGCAGAAGTTGAAGGGACTAAGCATGCATTGATTGAACATTTAGGACAAGCTATTTGTGATAAACTATTTAATGAATTTTCCAAAATAAATGCTATTACAATCAAAATAAGCAAAGAAAATCCACCAATTGCTGGGCATTATACTTCAGTATCAGTTGAGTTGGAGCGTAGTCGATGA
- the folK gene encoding 2-amino-4-hydroxy-6-hydroxymethyldihydropteridine diphosphokinase produces the protein MNNIYLSLGSNQGDSKATLNEAIRLIDQITRSHVKAVSSFYQTPAWGKEDQNDFLNCVALVESELSAQSFLQKTQAIEIDLGRVRHEIWGPRTIDIDILLFNQDKIATKNLTVPHPYMTERAFVLVPLLELEPILRLDNQSPLLQESLDLLDSSAILKI, from the coding sequence ATGAACAATATCTATCTTAGTTTAGGTAGTAATCAAGGTGATAGCAAAGCGACCTTGAATGAGGCTATTAGACTAATTGACCAAATCACCAGGAGTCATGTCAAAGCTGTTTCCTCTTTTTATCAAACCCCTGCTTGGGGCAAAGAGGATCAAAATGATTTTCTAAATTGTGTAGCCTTAGTAGAGTCGGAGCTAAGTGCTCAATCTTTTTTACAGAAAACACAGGCTATTGAAATTGACTTGGGGCGAGTAAGGCATGAAATATGGGGTCCTCGAACAATTGATATTGATATTCTTTTGTTTAATCAGGATAAGATTGCTACAAAAAACTTAACCGTTCCTCATCCTTACATGACTGAACGGGCATTTGTGCTGGTACCTCTTTTAGAGCTTGAGCCAATTTTAAGACTTGATAACCAGTCACCACTCTTGCAAGAGAGTCTTGACCTGTTAGATAGCTCAGCAATTCTTAAAATATAA
- the murB gene encoding UDP-N-acetylmuramate dehydrogenase: MINELEGIDIRLDEPLKNYTYTKVGGPADYLAFPRNRYELTRIVKYANHENIPWMVLGNASNLIVREGGIRGFVIMFNKLNTVTLDGYTIEAEAGANLIQTTKIARRHSLTGFEFACGIPGSVGGAIFMNAGAYGGEIAHIFQSAKVLTKDGEIKTLTARDMAFGYRHSAIQESGDIVISAKFALNPGNYDQIAQEMDRLNHLRQLKQPLEYPSCGSVFKRPIGYFAGQLIMDANLKGHRIGGVEVSDKHAGFMINVDNGTAEDYEALIAHVIKTVKDNSGVTLEREVRIIGEEK; this comes from the coding sequence ATGATTAATGAACTTGAAGGAATTGATATCCGACTTGATGAACCCTTAAAAAATTATACCTATACTAAAGTGGGAGGACCAGCAGATTATCTTGCTTTTCCACGAAATCGTTATGAATTAACCCGCATTGTCAAATATGCTAATCACGAAAATATCCCATGGATGGTTCTTGGGAATGCTAGTAATTTGATTGTTCGTGAAGGTGGTATTAGAGGTTTTGTCATTATGTTTAATAAACTTAATACTGTTACCTTAGATGGCTATACTATTGAAGCTGAGGCTGGTGCAAATCTGATTCAAACTACAAAAATTGCTAGACGTCACAGTTTGACTGGTTTTGAATTTGCTTGTGGGATTCCAGGTAGTGTCGGTGGAGCAATCTTTATGAATGCTGGTGCTTACGGTGGAGAAATTGCTCATATTTTTCAATCTGCTAAAGTATTGACTAAAGATGGTGAAATTAAAACATTGACCGCGCGTGATATGGCCTTTGGCTATCGTCATTCAGCCATTCAAGAAAGTGGCGATATTGTTATCTCCGCTAAATTTGCTTTAAATCCTGGTAATTATGATCAAATTGCTCAAGAAATGGATCGCCTAAATCATTTAAGACAGTTGAAACAACCGCTTGAATACCCATCTTGTGGTTCGGTCTTCAAACGTCCTATTGGTTATTTTGCAGGTCAATTGATAATGGACGCCAATCTTAAAGGTCATCGAATTGGTGGTGTGGAAGTTTCTGATAAACATGCTGGTTTCATGATAAATGTTGATAATGGCACAGCTGAAGACTATGAAGCATTAATAGCTCATGTTATTAAGACAGTCAAGGACAATTCCGGCGTTACGCTTGAGCGGGAAGTTCGCATTATCGGCGAAGAAAAATAA
- a CDS encoding ABC transporter ATP-binding protein, protein MTKPIILFNNVSKVFDDNNTKVLNNINFELEEGKFYTLLGASGSGKSTILNIIAGLLDATSGDVYLDGQRINDLPISKRDIHTVFQNYALFPHMNVFDNVAFALKLKNVPKKEIEERVTETLKMVQLEGYENRPIQKLSGGQKQRVAIARAIINQPRVVLLDEPLSALDLKLRTEMQYELRELQQRLGITFVFVTHDQEEALAMSDWIFVMNNGEIVQSGTPVDIYDEPINHFVANFIGESNILNGTMIEDYLVSFNGKTFESVDGGMRPNEPVEIVIRPEDLQITLPEEGKLQVKVDTQLFRGVHYEIIAYDELGNEWMIHSTRKAIEGEIIGLDFTPEDIHVMRLNETEEEFDARIDEYVEVDEQEDGLINAIEGERHDENL, encoded by the coding sequence TTGACTAAGCCAATTATCTTATTTAACAATGTCTCAAAGGTTTTTGATGACAATAACACTAAAGTATTGAATAATATTAATTTTGAACTTGAAGAGGGCAAGTTTTATACACTTCTAGGTGCTTCAGGTTCTGGTAAATCAACTATATTAAATATTATTGCTGGACTTTTAGACGCTACCAGTGGTGATGTCTATCTTGATGGTCAACGTATTAATGACTTACCTATTAGTAAACGTGATATCCATACTGTTTTCCAAAACTACGCCCTATTCCCTCATATGAATGTTTTTGATAATGTAGCTTTTGCTTTAAAACTGAAAAATGTTCCTAAAAAAGAAATTGAAGAGCGTGTTACAGAGACCTTAAAAATGGTTCAATTAGAAGGTTATGAAAATCGTCCGATTCAAAAACTATCAGGTGGACAAAAACAACGTGTTGCAATTGCCCGAGCCATCATTAACCAACCTCGTGTTGTCCTTTTAGATGAACCATTATCTGCGCTTGATTTGAAATTGAGAACAGAAATGCAGTATGAATTAAGAGAATTGCAACAAAGACTTGGTATTACTTTTGTTTTTGTTACGCACGATCAAGAAGAAGCTCTAGCAATGAGTGACTGGATTTTTGTCATGAACAATGGCGAAATTGTTCAGTCTGGAACACCTGTTGATATTTATGATGAACCGATTAATCATTTTGTTGCTAATTTTATTGGGGAATCAAATATCTTGAACGGGACAATGATTGAGGACTATTTAGTTTCCTTTAATGGTAAAACTTTTGAATCCGTCGATGGTGGGATGCGTCCTAACGAACCCGTTGAAATTGTTATTCGTCCTGAAGATTTACAAATTACCCTTCCAGAAGAAGGAAAATTACAAGTTAAAGTTGACACTCAGTTATTCCGTGGTGTTCATTATGAAATCATTGCCTATGATGAATTAGGTAATGAGTGGATGATTCATTCTACCCGCAAAGCCATTGAAGGTGAAATTATCGGTCTAGACTTCACTCCAGAAGATATCCATGTCATGAGGCTCAATGAAACAGAAGAAGAATTTGACGCCCGTATTGATGAATATGTTGAGGTAGATGAACAAGAAGATGGGTTAATCAATGCGATTGAGGGGGAAAGACATGATGAAAACCTCTAA
- a CDS encoding ABC transporter permease, with product MMKTSKLYSIPYFLWIVLFVLAPVALLIYKSFFDIEGHVTLANYQTFFSSWTYIRMSFNSILYAGIITLVTLLIAYPAAYCLTKLKHKQLWLMLIILPTWVNLLLKAYAFMGIFGQQGSLNDFLTFIGIGPQQILFTDFSFIFVASYIEIPFMILPIFNALDDIDDNVINASRDLGASEVQTFSKVTFPLSMSGVRAGVQSVFIPSLSLFMLTRLIGGNRVITLGTAIEQHFLTTQNWGMGSTIGVILILTMLAIMYLTKERSK from the coding sequence ATGATGAAAACCTCTAAGCTCTATTCAATTCCATATTTCTTATGGATAGTGCTTTTTGTGCTTGCCCCTGTTGCTCTTCTTATCTATAAATCTTTCTTTGATATTGAAGGTCATGTGACATTAGCCAATTATCAGACTTTCTTTTCATCTTGGACATACATTAGAATGAGCTTTAACTCAATTTTGTATGCGGGGATTATTACTTTAGTTACTTTATTAATTGCCTATCCAGCAGCATATTGTTTAACCAAATTAAAGCATAAACAGTTGTGGCTAATGTTAATTATCTTGCCGACATGGGTCAATTTACTGTTAAAGGCTTACGCTTTTATGGGGATTTTTGGGCAACAAGGGTCATTAAATGACTTTCTTACCTTTATTGGTATTGGCCCACAACAAATTTTATTTACTGATTTTTCATTTATTTTTGTTGCCTCATACATTGAGATTCCTTTTATGATCCTGCCAATCTTCAATGCCCTTGATGATATTGATGATAATGTGATTAACGCCAGTCGAGATTTAGGTGCTAGTGAAGTCCAAACTTTTTCTAAAGTTACTTTCCCTCTATCAATGAGTGGTGTCAGAGCAGGAGTCCAGTCTGTTTTTATTCCTAGTCTAAGTCTCTTCATGTTGACTCGCCTAATTGGTGGTAACCGTGTTATTACTTTAGGGACAGCCATTGAGCAACATTTCTTAACAACTCAAAACTGGGGTATGGGTTCAACTATTGGGGTTATCTTAATTCTGACCATGTTGGCCATCATGTACCTAACAAAGGAGAGAAGTAAATGA